One genomic segment of Fusobacterium nucleatum includes these proteins:
- a CDS encoding RNA-binding protein, with amino-acid sequence MNENLEKIESYIKLAEKTDTVIYSNQFFPVSQLNNLKYSGIKFSFKGLNEDCEKKLLAVYPECFIEDYLCFPVKYFKIIKKSKFISLEHKHYLGNILSLGIKREILGDLIVKNDECYGIILENMFDFLKENLLRINSSPVEIIEIDEREVPENEFKELNIRLSSLRLDSLVSELTNLSRAVSVNYIDLGNVQVNYEIQREKSYKVSLGDTIIIKKYGKFKIEEENGLTKKDKLKLIVRKYI; translated from the coding sequence ATGAATGAAAACTTAGAGAAGATAGAAAGCTATATTAAATTAGCAGAGAAGACAGATACAGTAATATATAGTAATCAATTTTTTCCAGTATCACAACTTAATAATTTAAAATATTCTGGAATAAAATTTTCTTTTAAAGGTTTAAATGAAGACTGTGAGAAAAAATTATTAGCAGTTTATCCTGAATGTTTTATAGAAGATTATTTGTGTTTTCCAGTGAAATATTTTAAAATAATAAAAAAATCAAAATTTATAAGCTTAGAACACAAGCATTATTTAGGAAATATTTTGTCTTTGGGAATAAAAAGAGAAATTTTAGGAGATTTAATAGTTAAAAATGATGAATGTTATGGTATTATATTAGAAAATATGTTTGATTTTTTAAAAGAAAATCTTTTAAGGATAAATTCTTCACCTGTTGAAATAATTGAAATAGATGAGAGAGAAGTTCCTGAGAATGAGTTTAAAGAATTAAATATAAGGCTATCATCTTTAAGATTGGATAGTTTAGTATCAGAACTTACTAATTTATCAAGAGCAGTATCAGTCAATTACATTGATTTAGGTAATGTTCAAGTAAATTATGAAATACAAAGGGAAAAAAGTTATAAAGTATCACTTGGAGATACTATAATAATAAAAAAATATGGTAAATTTAAAATTGAAGAGGAAAATGGCTTAACAAAAAAGGATAAGCTTAAATTAATTGTTAGAAAGTACATATAG
- the der gene encoding ribosome biogenesis GTPase Der: MKPIVAIVGRPNVGKSTLFNNLVGDKIAIVDDLPGVTRDRLYRDTEWSGSEFVIVDTGGLEPRNNDFLMAKIKEQAEVAMNEADVILFVVDGKSGLNPLDDEIAYILRKKNKPVILCVNKIDNFFEQQDDVYDFYGLGFEYLVPISGEHKVNLGDMLDIVVDIIGKMDFPEEDEEVLKLAVIGKPNAGKSSLVNKLSGEERTIVSDIAGTTRDAIDTLIEYKDNKYMIIDTAGIRRKSKVEESLEYYSVLRALKAIKRADVCILMLDAKEGLTEQDKRIAGIAHEELKPIIIVMNKWDLVENKNNATMKKMKEELYAELPFLSYAPIEFVSALTGQRTTNLLEISDRIYEEYTKRISTGLLNTILKDAVLMNNPPTRKGRVIKINYATQVSVAPPRFVLFCNYPELIHFSYARYIENKFREAFGFDGSPIMISFENKSSD, from the coding sequence ATGAAACCAATAGTTGCAATAGTAGGAAGACCAAATGTTGGAAAATCTACTCTTTTTAATAACTTGGTAGGAGATAAAATAGCAATAGTTGATGACCTGCCGGGTGTAACAAGAGATAGGCTATATAGAGATACTGAATGGAGTGGTTCTGAATTTGTAATAGTTGATACAGGGGGATTAGAACCAAGAAATAATGATTTTTTAATGGCAAAAATAAAAGAGCAAGCAGAAGTTGCGATGAATGAAGCAGATGTTATTTTATTTGTTGTAGATGGAAAATCTGGGCTTAATCCATTAGATGACGAAATAGCATATATATTGAGAAAGAAAAATAAACCTGTTATCTTATGTGTAAATAAAATAGATAACTTTTTTGAACAACAAGATGATGTCTATGATTTCTATGGTTTAGGTTTTGAATATCTTGTACCAATTTCTGGGGAACACAAAGTAAACTTAGGAGATATGTTAGATATAGTTGTAGATATTATTGGGAAGATGGACTTCCCAGAAGAAGATGAAGAAGTTTTAAAATTAGCAGTAATAGGAAAGCCAAATGCTGGGAAATCTTCTTTGGTAAATAAATTATCAGGGGAAGAAAGAACAATAGTTAGTGATATTGCAGGAACAACAAGAGATGCTATTGATACTTTAATTGAATACAAAGACAATAAATATATGATAATTGATACAGCTGGGATAAGAAGAAAATCAAAAGTTGAAGAAAGTTTGGAATATTATTCTGTGTTAAGAGCATTAAAAGCTATAAAGAGAGCAGATGTTTGTATTTTAATGCTAGATGCTAAAGAGGGACTTACAGAACAAGATAAAAGAATTGCAGGGATTGCTCATGAGGAATTAAAACCTATAATTATTGTTATGAATAAATGGGACTTAGTAGAAAATAAAAATAATGCTACTATGAAGAAAATGAAAGAAGAATTGTATGCTGAGTTACCATTTTTATCTTATGCACCTATTGAATTTGTTTCAGCTTTAACAGGACAAAGGACAACAAATCTTCTTGAAATATCAGATAGAATTTATGAAGAATATACAAAGAGAATTTCAACAGGACTATTAAATACTATATTAAAAGATGCAGTTTTAATGAATAACCCACCTACAAGAAAGGGTAGAGTAATTAAAATTAATTATGCAACACAAGTTTCTGTTGCACCACCAAGATTTGTTTTATTCTGTAACTATCCAGAGCTTATACATTTTTCTTATGCAAGATATATTGAAAATAAATTTAGAGAAGCATTTGGATTTGATGGAAGCCCGATAATGATTAGTTTTGAAAATAAAAGCTCAGACTAA